A portion of the Parasedimentitalea marina genome contains these proteins:
- a CDS encoding ArsR/SmtB family transcription factor, producing the protein MITPRFDILGQAISDASRTRMLCELMEGRAYTNKELASAAGITPQTATAHLRMLQDAGLVLAEKSGRCVYHRLASPEVAQALEQLAAIAPADSLYRNQQRKAGELATVRSCYDHLAGPLAVALTKAFLTRGMLVEDNGGYRAVTSDLWHRIGVVLPDRVGRQPFVRPCLDWTERQPHVAGPLGRQILNHGMDLGWLQRHAHKRGLLLTAPGRTAYDQILDFRPAEMASG; encoded by the coding sequence ATGATAACACCTCGATTTGATATTCTGGGCCAGGCCATCAGCGACGCCAGCCGCACTCGCATGCTCTGCGAGCTGATGGAGGGACGCGCCTATACCAACAAAGAGCTGGCCAGCGCCGCCGGCATCACCCCACAAACTGCCACTGCGCATTTGCGGATGTTGCAGGATGCCGGGCTGGTTTTGGCCGAAAAAAGTGGCCGCTGCGTTTATCACCGCCTGGCCAGTCCTGAGGTCGCCCAGGCACTGGAGCAACTGGCGGCAATTGCGCCGGCGGACAGTCTGTACCGCAATCAACAGCGCAAGGCTGGCGAACTGGCCACAGTGCGCAGTTGCTACGATCATCTCGCCGGCCCATTGGCGGTTGCCTTGACCAAGGCGTTCCTAACCCGCGGGATGCTGGTCGAGGACAACGGCGGGTATCGCGCGGTAACGTCCGACCTGTGGCACCGGATCGGGGTGGTCCTACCTGATCGCGTCGGGCGGCAGCCCTTTGTCCGGCCCTGTCTGGACTGGACTGAACGCCAGCCCCATGTGGCAGGGCCACTGGGACGGCAAATCCTGAACCACGGAATGGATCTGGGGTGGCTACAGCGACATGCCCATAAACGCGGACTATTGCTGACGGCACCGGGGCGGACGGCGTATGATCAGATCCTGGATTTTCGCCCTGCCGAGATGGCCTCTGGATAG
- a CDS encoding DUF2794 domain-containing protein has product MSFQQKPTLPSPIAPQQVAFDRRELSVIMALYGRMVAAGEWRDYGISCLRDLAVFSVYKRTAEHPLYRIEKRPKLRHRQGMYSVVSMDGQILKRGHELKTVLRVLERQLIRAVK; this is encoded by the coding sequence ATGAGTTTTCAACAAAAACCGACGTTACCCAGCCCCATTGCCCCCCAACAGGTTGCCTTTGACAGGCGCGAACTTTCTGTAATCATGGCCCTGTACGGACGTATGGTTGCCGCAGGTGAGTGGCGCGATTATGGGATTTCCTGCTTGCGCGACCTGGCTGTGTTCTCGGTTTATAAACGCACCGCTGAACACCCGCTTTACCGGATCGAAAAACGCCCGAAACTGCGCCATCGGCAGGGGATGTATTCTGTGGTCAGTATGGACGGACAGATATTGAAACGCGGGCACGAGCTGAAAACGGTCCTTCGAGTGCTGGAACGCCAGTTGATCCGCGCGGTAAAGTAG
- a CDS encoding C40 family peptidase has product MSSQQIIQPVVDLLGQPDGPRERQLIWGEQVTVEGEKGGWSQVIAAKDGYTGYVPNVALGAPAPTTHWVSALATHVYTQPDFKSADLRSLSFGSRVQVLSQGDRFTETSEGFIPSSHLSPLETQMTDPVAVAEVFLGTPYLWGGNSRLGIDCSGLVQASLLACGIPCPGDSGPQERALGNYASPKGSNYLRGDLLFWKGHVAFVRDSETLIHANAFHMAVAVEPLQPAIDRILAQGDGPVTAHKRLT; this is encoded by the coding sequence ATGAGCAGCCAGCAGATCATCCAGCCTGTGGTTGACCTACTGGGTCAACCAGACGGCCCACGCGAACGGCAGTTAATCTGGGGAGAACAGGTTACTGTAGAAGGTGAAAAAGGCGGCTGGTCACAGGTTATCGCGGCCAAGGACGGCTATACCGGCTATGTGCCAAACGTGGCGCTGGGGGCACCGGCCCCGACCACCCATTGGGTCAGCGCGCTGGCAACCCATGTGTACACGCAGCCGGATTTCAAATCCGCCGACCTGCGCAGCCTGAGCTTTGGCAGTCGGGTACAGGTGCTGTCTCAGGGTGATCGCTTTACTGAGACCTCAGAGGGCTTCATCCCCAGCTCACATCTGTCGCCGCTTGAAACACAGATGACTGACCCGGTTGCGGTGGCCGAAGTGTTTCTGGGTACGCCGTACCTATGGGGTGGCAACAGCCGGTTGGGCATTGATTGCTCCGGTCTGGTGCAGGCGTCGCTGCTGGCCTGCGGTATCCCTTGCCCCGGCGACAGCGGCCCGCAAGAACGGGCATTGGGCAATTATGCCTCGCCCAAAGGCAGCAATTATCTGCGTGGGGACCTGTTGTTCTGGAAAGGTCATGTTGCCTTTGTACGGGACAGTGAAACACTGATCCATGCAAATGCGTTTCACATGGCGGTGGCAGTGGAGCCGCTACAGCCCGCTATCGACAGGATTCTGGCACAGGGCGACGGCCCGGTGACAGCGCATAAGCGATTGACCTAG
- a CDS encoding leucyl aminopeptidase family protein — MPPVFAPPSDAALPLHVIEQNSCKDWLQQQPGYVADWAQANGFTGACGQVLLIPGGDGKPDMALAGYGTPTQRARRRFVLAAAAEKLPKGIYAIASGLDQNALETECLGWLLSGYRFGRYHSQSEMNAALVAPENIESAAIESLASAECLTRDLINTPASDMGPDELQAAAETLAQQFDASFSVIEDAALLDQNLPMIHAVGRASDRRPRLIDMTWGTSGPKLTLVGKGVCFDTGGLNLKPGASMGLMKKDMGGAATVLGLARMIMTAGLPLQLRVLIPAVENSVSGSAFRPGDVLTSRKGLTVEINNTDAEGRLVLADALTLADEDKPDLLISMATLTGAARVAVGPDLAPFFTDNEDDAAALSLVANASADPAWRLPFHTPYEAKIEPGIADLDNAPSGGFAGSITAALFLRRFAGESRYIHFDIYGWNPTAAPARPKGGAGQGARALFAALPKMLDL, encoded by the coding sequence ATGCCACCTGTCTTTGCCCCGCCTTCGGATGCTGCTTTGCCGCTGCATGTCATTGAACAAAATTCCTGCAAAGACTGGCTGCAACAACAACCGGGATATGTTGCGGACTGGGCGCAGGCCAATGGATTTACTGGCGCTTGCGGTCAGGTGCTGCTGATCCCGGGAGGTGATGGCAAACCTGACATGGCACTGGCCGGTTATGGCACCCCCACGCAACGGGCCCGCCGCCGGTTTGTGCTGGCCGCAGCAGCCGAGAAACTTCCCAAGGGTATTTATGCGATTGCCTCGGGGTTGGATCAAAATGCGCTGGAGACTGAATGCCTTGGCTGGTTGCTAAGCGGCTATCGCTTTGGCCGTTACCACAGCCAGAGTGAGATGAACGCCGCACTGGTGGCCCCCGAAAACATTGAGTCCGCGGCTATCGAATCACTGGCCTCTGCAGAATGTCTGACTCGGGATCTTATCAATACGCCAGCCTCGGACATGGGGCCGGATGAGCTGCAGGCCGCTGCCGAAACGCTAGCCCAACAATTTGATGCGTCTTTCTCGGTCATTGAGGACGCCGCCCTGTTGGACCAGAACCTGCCAATGATCCATGCCGTTGGGCGGGCCTCGGATCGGCGACCCCGGCTGATTGACATGACATGGGGGACATCAGGCCCCAAGCTGACCCTGGTAGGTAAAGGTGTGTGTTTTGACACGGGTGGTTTGAACCTGAAACCCGGTGCCAGCATGGGATTGATGAAAAAGGATATGGGCGGCGCGGCCACGGTGCTGGGTCTGGCCCGAATGATCATGACTGCGGGGCTGCCACTGCAATTGCGGGTACTGATCCCGGCAGTCGAGAATTCGGTTTCAGGCTCAGCATTCCGTCCCGGCGACGTGCTCACATCGCGGAAGGGGCTGACGGTTGAGATCAACAATACCGATGCCGAGGGGCGTCTGGTGCTGGCCGATGCGCTGACACTGGCGGATGAGGACAAGCCGGATCTGCTGATTTCGATGGCGACCCTGACTGGGGCAGCGCGGGTGGCGGTTGGGCCGGACCTGGCGCCGTTTTTTACCGACAACGAAGATGACGCAGCCGCGCTGTCCTTGGTGGCTAATGCCAGTGCCGATCCGGCTTGGCGGTTGCCGTTCCACACCCCCTATGAGGCCAAGATCGAACCCGGCATTGCCGATCTCGACAATGCGCCGTCGGGTGGCTTTGCCGGTTCCATCACCGCTGCGCTGTTCCTGCGCCGGTTTGCAGGCGAAAGTCGCTATATCCATTTTGACATCTATGGATGGAACCCAACTGCGGCCCCTGCCCGGCCCAAGGGCGGCGCCGGTCAGGGCGCGCGGGCCCTGTTTGCGGCACTGCCTAAAATGCTGGACCTATGA
- a CDS encoding carbonic anhydrase, with protein MEFAKPLPGYLVTRYHGWKATSYEENKGWYRRLATEGQRPRAMVISCCDSRVHVTSIFGADQGEFFIHRNIANLVPPFQPDGDHHGTSATVEYAVTVLKVAHLIVLGHSQCGGVEGCVNMCNGHAPELEAKDSFVGRWMDILKPKYELVRDIEDKEEQLRQLEKQAVVASLENLMSFPFVEKAVQAGTLSLHGLWTDIGEGGLQCFDPKRELFTQV; from the coding sequence ATGGAATTTGCCAAGCCACTGCCCGGTTATCTTGTGACACGCTATCACGGCTGGAAAGCCACATCCTATGAGGAAAATAAGGGGTGGTACCGCCGTTTAGCTACCGAAGGACAGCGTCCGCGCGCCATGGTTATCTCGTGTTGCGACAGTCGTGTACACGTGACGTCGATCTTCGGAGCAGACCAGGGAGAGTTCTTTATACATAGAAATATCGCTAATTTGGTTCCACCTTTTCAGCCAGATGGCGACCATCACGGCACCAGTGCGACGGTAGAATACGCTGTGACTGTGTTGAAGGTGGCACATTTGATCGTTTTGGGGCACTCGCAGTGTGGCGGAGTCGAAGGGTGCGTTAACATGTGTAACGGCCACGCCCCCGAATTAGAGGCCAAAGACAGCTTTGTTGGTCGCTGGATGGATATCCTGAAACCCAAATATGAACTGGTTCGCGATATCGAAGATAAAGAAGAGCAGCTAAGACAGTTGGAAAAGCAGGCGGTTGTCGCATCGCTTGAAAACCTGATGAGCTTTCCTTTTGTCGAAAAGGCAGTCCAGGCCGGCACATTGAGCCTGCACGGATTGTGGACAGACATCGGCGAAGGTGGGCTGCAATGTTTCGATCCCAAGCGAGAGCTGTTTACTCAGGTCTGA
- a CDS encoding DUF3095 domain-containing protein, producing MTTHRFYEELPRREKFSDLAQPETYTPLPQDWLVGCCDIVDSTGLIATGQYKTVNMIGASVISALINAMQGRAFPYVFGGDGASFAIPSTEKDKCHEVLSHLRSWVSAEFDVDLRAALLPVEWIRAEGLEVRVARHAVSSGVDYAMFNGGGLAWAEQQMKADGFSVPPSVHITPPDLTGLSCRWSNIKARNGTIISLVMLPPQKGGDSAFSQVVSQVLALAAQLERSGHPVPRGGPPLRYPPPGLTLEAHVSRGTTLLALRKLRLMVTTAVTGLMMWSGRTFGSFDPVHYRTMLSANADFRKFDDGLKMTLDCDSGTRNELIDLLERAKTAGHIRYGLHEQDEAMVTCIVPSATRDDHVHFVDGAAGGYTSAAARIKAEDQPAEVRPE from the coding sequence ATGACGACGCACAGATTCTACGAAGAACTGCCGCGCAGAGAAAAATTCTCTGACCTGGCTCAGCCAGAAACCTACACTCCGTTGCCGCAAGATTGGTTGGTTGGGTGTTGTGACATTGTCGACTCGACCGGGCTTATTGCCACAGGGCAGTATAAGACCGTGAACATGATTGGCGCCTCGGTGATTTCGGCACTGATCAATGCGATGCAGGGTCGGGCCTTTCCCTATGTGTTCGGCGGCGATGGGGCATCGTTTGCGATTCCCTCGACCGAAAAAGACAAATGCCACGAGGTTCTGTCTCACTTACGCAGCTGGGTCAGTGCGGAATTCGACGTTGACCTCAGGGCCGCGCTTTTACCCGTCGAATGGATCCGCGCCGAAGGGCTAGAGGTTCGGGTCGCCCGTCATGCGGTGTCGTCAGGCGTGGATTATGCCATGTTCAACGGTGGAGGTCTGGCCTGGGCCGAACAGCAAATGAAGGCCGACGGGTTTTCTGTCCCGCCTTCTGTGCATATTACGCCACCAGATCTGACAGGTTTGTCCTGTAGGTGGAGCAATATCAAAGCACGCAATGGCACCATTATTTCACTGGTGATGCTGCCGCCCCAAAAGGGCGGAGACAGCGCATTTTCACAGGTGGTCAGTCAAGTTTTGGCGCTGGCCGCACAATTAGAGCGCAGTGGTCATCCGGTACCGCGAGGCGGCCCGCCGCTGAGATATCCTCCTCCGGGATTGACGCTAGAGGCACATGTGTCGCGTGGCACTACGTTGCTGGCACTACGAAAATTGCGCTTAATGGTGACTACAGCCGTGACCGGGCTGATGATGTGGAGCGGCAGGACGTTCGGATCATTTGATCCGGTTCATTACCGCACCATGCTAAGTGCCAATGCCGATTTTCGAAAATTTGACGATGGACTGAAAATGACCCTCGACTGCGATTCCGGCACCCGCAATGAACTGATCGACCTGCTGGAACGTGCCAAAACCGCCGGTCACATCCGCTATGGGCTACATGAACAGGACGAGGCCATGGTCACATGTATCGTACCCTCGGCCACGCGAGACGATCATGTACATTTTGTAGACGGTGCGGCGGGTGGATATACCAGTGCCGCCGCACGTATCAAAGCCGAGGATCAGCCAGCAGAGGTCAGACCTGAGTAA
- a CDS encoding aspartate-semialdehyde dehydrogenase gives MGYRVAVVGATGNVGREMLNILAERQFPVDEIAVLASRKSLGTEVSFGERTLKTLDLDTFDFTGWDIALFAVGSDATKIYAPKAAAVGCVVIDNSSLYRYDMDIPLIVPEVNPEAVHGYAKKNIIANPNCSTAQMVVALKPLHDRAKIKRVVVSTYQSVSGSGKDAIDELWNQTKGIYVPGQEVAPKVYPKQIAFNVIPHIDVFLDDGSTKEEWKMVAETKKIIDKSIKVTATCVRVPVFVGHAESINIEFEDFLDEDEARDILRESPGIMVIDKREDGGYVTPVECVGDFATFISRIRQDSTIDNGLNLWCVSDNLRKGAALNAVQIAELLGREVLKKG, from the coding sequence ATGGGTTATCGCGTCGCCGTCGTCGGCGCCACGGGCAACGTGGGCCGTGAAATGCTGAATATCCTGGCTGAGCGCCAGTTTCCAGTTGATGAGATTGCCGTTTTGGCAAGTCGGAAATCGCTGGGGACTGAAGTCAGCTTTGGTGAGCGAACTTTGAAAACCCTGGATCTGGATACGTTCGACTTCACCGGATGGGACATTGCCCTCTTTGCGGTTGGGTCCGATGCGACCAAAATCTATGCCCCCAAGGCAGCTGCTGTCGGCTGTGTGGTCATCGATAACTCGTCGCTGTATCGCTACGACATGGACATTCCGCTGATCGTGCCCGAGGTCAACCCCGAGGCAGTTCATGGCTATGCCAAGAAGAACATCATCGCCAACCCCAACTGCTCCACCGCGCAGATGGTTGTCGCGCTGAAGCCGCTGCATGACCGTGCCAAGATCAAACGTGTTGTTGTCTCGACGTATCAATCGGTTTCCGGTTCGGGCAAAGATGCGATTGACGAGCTGTGGAACCAGACCAAGGGCATCTATGTTCCAGGTCAGGAAGTGGCCCCCAAGGTTTACCCCAAGCAGATCGCATTCAACGTGATCCCGCACATTGATGTCTTCCTGGACGATGGGTCCACCAAGGAAGAGTGGAAAATGGTCGCCGAGACCAAAAAGATCATCGACAAAAGCATCAAGGTCACTGCGACCTGTGTGCGTGTTCCGGTCTTTGTTGGCCACGCTGAATCGATCAACATCGAATTCGAAGATTTCCTGGACGAGGACGAAGCCCGCGACATCCTGCGCGAATCACCCGGTATCATGGTCATCGATAAACGCGAAGACGGTGGGTATGTGACGCCGGTGGAATGTGTTGGCGATTTCGCGACCTTCATCAGCCGCATTCGTCAGGACAGCACAATCGATAACGGACTGAATTTATGGTGTGTTTCTGACAACCTGCGCAAAGGTGCGGCCCTGAATGCCGTGCAGATCGCTGAACTTCTGGGACGCGAAGTTCTCAAAAAAGGCTAA
- a CDS encoding DUF4139 domain-containing protein — protein sequence MRYSFSLLALLSASAAWADTIPVSSKVTEVTMYPDSAAITRVASFAIPAGKHRLELQGVPETAMLELLRIDLTGARQISTIYRDEYAPPRDFTDPRVETAEARIDEIEQRIQAVKDDAMRAGLKGAAADVSIGFLRQLGKNEGLADAGPDALRDIARMISLEAETASQAALDASISARQIERQLLDLEDELRIAEQALEAIDLESEDRVYIAVEVEADAASDGTIVLNYLDGGRNSWSPAYDLKLETGDIPQLSIERGAFVRQGTGENWTDITLHLSTVAPISQVEPSVLYTRSRRIEEPLPEPPESEMGAYYEPVVEPVVIVEEAASMWNVEADGAGVTYSYGAPVSISSGADMLRLELDVLTEPGTLLARAVPMLDNTAYRVMRFINMSGEELLNAEYAARYIDGKLIGIDRFSGLAAGEEGEIGFGSIDGLQIRRDTLGQSEGGRGLISRSNQQVQKVEIEIENLTDQVWPLQVRDRVPYSQQEDLQITWSATPRPTEEDLDKRRGILAWDLEMAPGENRKIQLETTLSWPEGMVLQ from the coding sequence ATGCGATATTCATTTTCCTTGCTCGCCCTGTTATCTGCATCAGCAGCCTGGGCCGACACCATTCCCGTTTCAAGCAAGGTGACCGAGGTCACTATGTACCCCGACAGCGCCGCCATTACGCGAGTTGCCAGCTTTGCAATTCCGGCGGGTAAACACCGGTTGGAATTACAGGGCGTGCCAGAGACGGCGATGTTGGAATTATTGCGGATCGATCTGACCGGCGCGCGCCAAATCAGCACCATCTATCGCGATGAATATGCCCCTCCACGTGATTTCACGGACCCAAGGGTCGAAACGGCCGAGGCGCGGATCGATGAGATCGAGCAACGCATTCAGGCGGTCAAGGATGATGCCATGCGGGCAGGTCTTAAGGGGGCAGCGGCCGATGTCTCCATTGGATTTTTGCGACAGCTGGGCAAGAACGAAGGACTGGCCGACGCCGGCCCCGACGCATTGCGTGACATTGCCCGGATGATTTCCCTAGAGGCCGAAACCGCAAGCCAAGCTGCGCTGGATGCCTCGATCAGTGCCCGGCAAATAGAACGCCAGCTGCTGGATCTTGAGGATGAGCTGCGCATCGCTGAGCAGGCACTGGAGGCCATTGATTTAGAAAGTGAGGATCGTGTCTATATCGCGGTCGAAGTAGAGGCCGACGCGGCGAGTGACGGTACGATTGTCCTGAACTATCTGGACGGCGGGCGGAATTCCTGGTCCCCGGCTTATGATCTGAAACTGGAAACGGGTGACATCCCACAGCTGTCAATTGAACGAGGTGCTTTCGTGCGGCAGGGCACCGGCGAAAACTGGACCGATATTACCCTTCACCTGTCGACAGTGGCGCCCATCAGTCAGGTGGAACCCAGTGTATTATACACCAGGTCCCGGCGTATCGAAGAGCCTTTGCCAGAACCGCCTGAATCTGAAATGGGAGCTTATTACGAACCCGTGGTTGAACCCGTAGTTATCGTTGAAGAAGCGGCATCCATGTGGAATGTTGAGGCGGATGGCGCCGGCGTCACCTACAGTTATGGTGCTCCGGTTTCGATCAGCTCGGGGGCGGATATGTTACGCCTTGAACTGGATGTCCTGACCGAGCCGGGCACGCTATTGGCAAGAGCAGTTCCCATGCTGGATAACACAGCCTACCGGGTTATGCGGTTTATCAACATGTCTGGCGAAGAGCTGTTAAACGCTGAATACGCTGCCCGCTACATTGATGGTAAGCTTATTGGCATTGATAGATTCAGCGGCCTTGCGGCGGGTGAGGAAGGCGAAATCGGCTTTGGGTCCATCGACGGACTACAGATCCGCCGTGATACTCTGGGTCAAAGCGAAGGCGGGCGTGGGCTCATTTCGCGTAGCAACCAGCAGGTCCAAAAGGTCGAGATTGAGATCGAGAACCTGACCGATCAGGTCTGGCCGCTACAAGTTCGTGATCGCGTCCCCTATTCGCAACAAGAGGATCTGCAGATCACCTGGTCAGCCACACCACGCCCAACCGAAGAAGATCTGGACAAAAGGCGTGGCATTCTGGCCTGGGATCTGGAAATGGCACCGGGTGAAAATCGCAAAATCCAGCTGGAAACCACACTCAGCTGGCCCGAAGGCATGGTTCTACAATAA
- a CDS encoding HpcH/HpaI aldolase family protein produces MAVATNTFKQALANGERQIGCWLSFAEGSAAEIMGTAGFDWLVIDGEHGANDIRSIRDQLIALQASDSHAVVRVPVGETWIIKQALDAGAQTVLIPMVESAEQARDIVRACQYPPHGTRGVGASAARASRFASVTEYIQTADQEICILLQVENRAGIAALDEILTVDGVDGVFIGPADLSTDMGFQGDSAHPEVRQVIAESLAKITAAGKAPGILGVSEEATQSYFDMGAQFLAVGIDVLLLVQSARALAAHWKAK; encoded by the coding sequence ATGGCCGTAGCTACCAACACATTCAAACAAGCCCTTGCCAATGGTGAGCGCCAGATCGGCTGCTGGCTGAGCTTTGCCGAGGGCTCGGCTGCGGAAATCATGGGGACCGCCGGGTTCGACTGGCTGGTCATCGATGGTGAGCATGGCGCCAATGATATCCGATCGATCCGTGACCAACTGATCGCGTTGCAGGCCTCGGACAGCCATGCGGTTGTGCGTGTCCCCGTGGGCGAGACCTGGATCATCAAGCAAGCACTGGATGCCGGAGCGCAAACGGTGCTGATCCCGATGGTCGAAAGCGCCGAGCAAGCACGCGACATTGTGCGGGCTTGCCAATATCCGCCGCATGGAACCCGTGGAGTTGGCGCCAGCGCGGCCCGCGCCAGCCGGTTTGCCTCGGTCACCGAGTATATCCAGACTGCGGACCAGGAGATCTGTATTTTACTGCAGGTGGAGAACCGGGCTGGAATTGCAGCGCTGGACGAGATCCTGACAGTGGATGGCGTTGACGGGGTGTTCATCGGCCCGGCGGACCTGTCCACTGACATGGGTTTTCAGGGTGACTCAGCCCATCCTGAAGTGCGTCAAGTGATTGCCGAGTCCCTGGCCAAGATCACCGCAGCGGGCAAAGCGCCGGGAATTCTGGGTGTCAGCGAGGAGGCTACGCAGTCTTATTTCGACATGGGTGCACAGTTTCTGGCCGTGGGCATCGACGTTTTGCTGTTGGTTCAGTCCGCCCGCGCACTGGCTGCACATTGGAAGGCCAAGTAG
- the hpaH gene encoding 2-oxo-hept-4-ene-1,7-dioate hydratase codes for MTPDQHSEAAEALFQAEASGHQCGLLSLRYPGMTLDDAYAVQQALVARKLATGRRRIGWKIGLTSRAMQDALKIDTPDSGVLLDDMLFENGAVVPAGRFIQPRVEAEIAFIMKAPLAGADCTRADVLMATDRVTPSLEILDTRIQRADPASGQPRIVTDTISDNAANAGIVLGAERHATDTHDLRWTGAIVSRNGTVEETGLGAGVLNDPVTSVLWLARRMASYGQQIEAGDIVLSGSFIRPIECPKGAEISADFGSFGSVEIAFA; via the coding sequence ATGACCCCCGACCAGCACAGCGAGGCGGCTGAGGCGCTGTTTCAGGCCGAGGCGAGCGGTCATCAATGCGGTTTGCTGTCACTGCGTTACCCCGGCATGACATTGGACGATGCCTATGCCGTGCAACAGGCATTGGTAGCGCGCAAGCTGGCGACAGGGCGGCGGCGGATTGGCTGGAAAATCGGCCTGACCAGCCGCGCCATGCAGGATGCGCTAAAAATTGACACCCCCGACAGCGGTGTGCTGCTGGATGACATGCTGTTTGAAAATGGGGCTGTGGTGCCAGCCGGCCGGTTCATCCAGCCCCGTGTCGAGGCCGAGATTGCATTTATCATGAAGGCACCGCTGGCCGGTGCTGATTGCACGCGCGCGGATGTTTTGATGGCAACCGACCGGGTGACGCCGTCGTTGGAGATTCTAGATACCCGCATCCAGCGCGCGGATCCCGCAAGTGGCCAGCCGCGCATTGTCACCGATACCATCAGCGACAATGCGGCCAATGCCGGTATCGTACTGGGGGCCGAGCGCCATGCCACCGACACTCATGACCTGCGGTGGACCGGTGCCATCGTCAGTCGCAATGGCACCGTTGAAGAAACCGGGTTGGGGGCTGGGGTGCTGAACGATCCGGTCACTTCCGTTTTGTGGTTGGCGCGTCGCATGGCCAGCTATGGACAACAGATCGAGGCCGGGGATATCGTCCTGTCAGGGTCGTTCATTCGCCCCATCGAATGCCCGAAGGGCGCTGAAATCTCAGCAGATTTTGGCTCTTTTGGTTCTGTTGAAATCGCGTTTGCCTAA
- a CDS encoding fumarylacetoacetate hydrolase family protein, translating into MRFATYTAKDEVFYGAVHDEGMIALSPEFPQWPTLRDVIAGDGLAALEDAAQDKPVTHSDVTYEIPVPNPEKILCVGVNFPDRNAEYKDGSAAPKHMSLFPRFARSFTGAGRSLIRPPENHTLDYEGEVAIVIGKGGRRIKAEDAYDHIAALTLCNEGTIRDWVRHAKFNVTQGKNWDNSGAIGPWLVPFTDAAQLDDARIETRVNGEVRQEDTLNRMMFPIREEIAYISTFTTLVPGDIIITGTPTGAGARFDPPKYLVPGDVVEVEVEGIGILRNTVEDEFDTDEFGEEKA; encoded by the coding sequence ATGCGTTTTGCCACCTATACCGCCAAGGACGAGGTCTTTTACGGAGCAGTGCATGACGAGGGCATGATTGCCCTGTCACCCGAATTTCCGCAGTGGCCCACCCTGCGTGACGTGATTGCCGGTGATGGTCTGGCTGCACTTGAGGATGCCGCACAGGATAAACCAGTCACCCACAGTGATGTCACCTATGAGATCCCGGTGCCCAATCCGGAAAAAATTCTCTGTGTTGGGGTGAACTTCCCTGACCGCAATGCGGAATACAAAGACGGATCAGCCGCGCCAAAACACATGTCGCTGTTCCCGCGCTTTGCGCGCTCGTTTACCGGGGCCGGCCGGTCACTGATCCGACCACCGGAAAACCACACGCTGGACTATGAGGGTGAAGTGGCCATTGTCATCGGCAAAGGCGGCCGCCGGATCAAAGCCGAAGACGCCTATGATCACATCGCCGCCCTGACATTGTGCAATGAGGGCACCATTCGCGACTGGGTGCGCCATGCCAAATTCAACGTGACCCAGGGCAAAAACTGGGACAACTCGGGCGCCATTGGCCCCTGGCTGGTGCCCTTTACCGACGCCGCCCAGTTGGATGATGCCCGTATCGAGACCCGTGTGAATGGTGAGGTCCGGCAAGAGGACACGCTGAACCGGATGATGTTCCCGATCCGCGAAGAGATCGCCTATATCTCGACCTTTACCACGCTGGTGCCCGGCGACATTATTATCACCGGCACCCCAACAGGGGCTGGCGCGCGGTTTGATCCACCGAAATACCTGGTGCCGGGCGATGTGGTTGAGGTTGAGGTCGAGGGCATCGGCATCCTGCGCAATACAGTCGAGGATGAATTTGACACGGATGAGTTTGGCGAGGAGAAAGCATGA